One genomic region from Doryrhamphus excisus isolate RoL2022-K1 chromosome 14, RoL_Dexc_1.0, whole genome shotgun sequence encodes:
- the arhgef1a gene encoding rho guanine nucleotide exchange factor 1a isoform X1: MSRVASLSKLRQERMKEINLRNKERERMREQEKAAREREARYNNGHLFTSLTVSGTTLCSACNKSITAKEALCCPTCNVTIHNRCRDTLPNCAKVKQRQQKTALMRNNSSLQNVTLRTRNPVIRERPSSAIYPSESLRHSLLGSRRGRSSLTLSKSVSTNNIAGNLNDDSPLGLRRILSQSTDSLSFRNRAMSVESLNDDGDLYYTSILEEMELEGEDFKADSWSMAVDTGYLHSHSKNIIKRQDVIYELIQTEVHHMRTLRIMERVFRQGLLEELQLDPGTVHALLPCLDQLMSIHSHFLVQLLLRRHSSLQPESNCNFTIHRLGDILLEQFSGQSADDMRKTYAEFCSRHMKALKLYKSLLARDKRFQCFIRRVSRGPWLRCHGVQECILLVTQRISKYPVLIQRILDNTLDDEEEASSIAHALSMVRDLLNSIDQQMEEMEKSQRMQEIHAKLDQRAEARVRDGGLFRPAELLRRRLVHEGMLFWKTPGSRLKDVQVLLMTDILVFLQEKDQRYIFPCLDKPPVLSLQNLIVRDIANQERGMFLISDSSPPEMYEVHATSKDDKNMWIRHIQRTVSKCPSREEFPLIETEHKAHLRRLKADLHQKDREMLELMQERVTLFCELAQVTSCQEDIEPPITRYLFRADTPQAPRAEKFLLDATAEVDRLSELLLGCSVDVPLLCHHNRLEMTESSDHDLIINGAHEFPAAKEICQRLMNLSVYLHALQAAVIKQDSILELLLQQEDVPSPASAGSWRQNREANTGSTIGELALLQRQHSLLQEELLRLRDAESRFKDSERARAKLEKQVRHMKVCSGASSQEQVDTAMQPRREDSSGSQWGNQEAVHQSEATQGGSDVEVDMTSDDDDDEEASESSRGQTLDISLDFQDIPEEN; this comes from the exons ATGTCCAGAGTTGCCAGCCTGTCGAAACTGCGGCAGGAGAGAATGAAGGAGATCAACCTGAGG AATAAAGAGAGAGAGCGCATGAGGGAACAGGAAAAGGCGGCCCGAGAGAGGGAGGCCCGTTACAACAACGGTCACCTCTTCACCTCCCTCACAGTGTCGGGAACCACGCTGTGCTCGGCATGCAACAAGAGCATTACGGCCAAGGAGGCACTCTGCTGTCCCA catgcaATGTGACCATCCACAACCGCTGCAGGGACACCCTGCCCAACTGTGCCAAAGTCAAACAGCGG CAGCAGAAGACGGCCCTGATGCGGAACAACTCATCCTTGCAGAACGTCACACTGCGCACAAGAA ATCCGGTAATCCGTGAGCGTCCCAGTTCGGCCATCTACCCTTCCGAAAGCCTCCGACATTCCCTTCTAGGATCCCGCCGAGGTCGCTCCAGCCTCACGCTGTCTAAAAGTGTCTCCACCAACAACATCGCAGG AAACCTGAATGATGACTCTCCTCTGGGGCTACGTCGGATCCTGTCCCAGTCCACAGACTCCCTCAGCTTCAGGAACAGAGCCATGTCGGTGGAGTCTCTCAACGATGACG GAGATCTCTACTACACTTCCATTCTGGAGGAGATGGAGCTGGAGGGCGAGGACTTTAAGGCAGACTCCTGGAGCATGGCCGTGGACACTGGTTACCTCCACTCGCACAGCAAAAACATCATCAAGAGACAGGATGTCATTTACG AGTTGATCCAGACCGAGGTGCACCACATGCGGACGCTACGCATCATGGAGCGTGTGTTCCGGCAGGGTCTGCTAGAAGAGCTGCAGCTGGACCCTGGCACCGTGCACGCTTTGCTCCCCTGCCTGGACCAGCTGATGAGCATACACTCGCACTTCCTGGTGCAACTTCTGCTGCGGCGCCACAGCAGCCTGCAGCCCGAATCCAACTGCAACTTCACCATACACCGCCTCGGGGACATACTGCTGGAGCAG TTCTCAGGCCAGAGCGCGGACGACATGCGGAAGACGTACGCGGAGTTCTGCAGTCGGCACATGAAGGCGCTCAAGTTGTACAAGTCGCTGCTGGCCAGAGACAAAAGGTTCCAGTGCTTCATTCGG CGTGTGAGTCGAGGACCGTGGCTGCGTTGCCATGGCGTCCAAGAATGCATCTTGCTGGTGACTCAGCGCATCTCCAAATATCCTGTCCTTATTCAGCGTATTTTAGACAACACTCTCG ACGATGAGGAAGAAGCCTCGTCTATAGCGCATGCTCTGTCCATGGTCAGAGATCTTCTCAATTCCATCGATCAACAG ATGGAGGAAATGGAGAAGTCGCAGCGGATGCAGGAGATTCATGCCAAGCTGGACCAACGAGCCGAGGCCAGAGTGAGGGACGGCGGACTGTTCAGGCCTGCCGAGCTGCTCCGCCGTCGACTTGTCCATGAAGGAATGCTGTTCTGGAAAACTCCAGGATCCAGACTCAAAG ATGTGCAGGTTCTCCTGATGACAGACATCCTCGTGTTTCTGCAGGAGAAAGACCAGAGGTACATCTTTCCATGCCTG GACAAGCCTCCTGTGCTGTCCCTGCAGAACCTCATCGTGAGAGACATAGCCAACCAGGAGCGAGGCATGTTCCTCATCAGCGACTCCTCCCCTCCGGAAATGTACGAGGTCCACGCTACCTCCAAAGATGACAAGAACATGTGGATACGGCATATCCAGCGCACCGTCAGCAA GTGTCCATCACGGGAGGAGTTTCCCCTTATAGAGACAGAGCACAAGGCCCATCTGAGGAGACTGAAAG CTgacctccatcagaaggacagGGAGATGTTGGAGCTTATGCAGGAGAGGGTGACTCTTTTCTGCGAGCTGGCGCAGGTGACAAGTTGTCAGGAGGACATAGAGCCCCCCATCACACGGTACTTGTTCAGGGCGGACACACCGCAAGCCCCCCGGGCGGAGAAGTTCCTTCTGGATGCCACGGCTGAAG TGGACCGACTAAGCGAGCTTCTTCTGGGTTGTAGTGTGGACGTCCCTCTGCTGTGCCATCATAACCGCCTGGAAATGACAGAAAGCA GTGatcatgatcttattatcaATGGAGCACATGAATTCCCCGCAGCAAAG gagatCTGTCAGCGGTTGATGAATCTCAGTGTGTATCTTCATGCACTCCAG GCCGCCGTCATCAAACAAGACTCCATCCTGGAGCTGCTTCTGCAGCAGGAGGATGTGCCTTCGCCAGCCTCGGCGGGCTCGTGGCGCCAAAACCGCGAGGCCAACACCGGGTCGACCATCGGGGAGCTGGCCCTGTTGCAGAGGCAACACAGCCTGCTACAGGAAGAGCTGCTGAGGCTGCGTGACGCCGAGAGCCGCTTCAAGGACAGCGAGAGGGCCCGGGCCAAGCTGGAGAAGCAGGTCCGACACATGAAGGTGTGCAGCGGGGCTTCCTCGCAGGAGCAGGTGGACACGGCCATGCAG CCTAGAAGGGAAGACTCTAGTGGCTCCCAGTGGGGCAACCAGGAAGCTGTCCACCAATCGGAAGCGACTCAGGGAGGAAGCGATGTGGAGGTGGACATGAcgtctgatgatgatgatgatgaagaggcaTCCGAAAGCTCCCGAGGTCAGACACTggacatttcattag ATTTCCAAGACATTCCAGAGGAGAACTGA
- the arhgef1a gene encoding rho guanine nucleotide exchange factor 1a isoform X3, translating into MSRVASLSKLRQERMKEINLRNKERERMREQEKAAREREARYNNGHLFTSLTVSGTTLCSACNKSITAKEALCCPTCNVTIHNRCRDTLPNCAKVKQRQQKTALMRNNSSLQNVTLRTRNPVIRERPSSAIYPSESLRHSLLGSRRGRSSLTLSKSVSTNNIAGNLNDDSPLGLRRILSQSTDSLSFRNRAMSVESLNDDGDLYYTSILEEMELEGEDFKADSWSMAVDTGYLHSHSKNIIKRQDVIYELIQTEVHHMRTLRIMERVFRQGLLEELQLDPGTVHALLPCLDQLMSIHSHFLVQLLLRRHSSLQPESNCNFTIHRLGDILLEQFSGQSADDMRKTYAEFCSRHMKALKLYKSLLARDKRFQCFIRRVSRGPWLRCHGVQECILLVTQRISKYPVLIQRILDNTLDDEEEASSIAHALSMVRDLLNSIDQQMEEMEKSQRMQEIHAKLDQRAEARVRDGGLFRPAELLRRRLVHEGMLFWKTPGSRLKDVQVLLMTDILVFLQEKDQRYIFPCLDKPPVLSLQNLIVRDIANQERGMFLISDSSPPEMYEVHATSKDDKNMWIRHIQRTVSKCPSREEFPLIETEHKAHLRRLKADLHQKDREMLELMQERVTLFCELAQVTSCQEDIEPPITRYLFRADTPQAPRAEKFLLDATAEVDRLSELLLGCSVDVPLLCHHNRLEMTESSDHDLIINGAHEFPAAKEICQRLMNLSVYLHALQAAVIKQDSILELLLQQEDVPSPASAGSWRQNREANTGSTIGELALLQRQHSLLQEELLRLRDAESRFKDSERARAKLEKQVRHMKVCSGASSQEQVDTAMQPRREDSSGSQWGNQEAVHQSEATQGGSDVEVDMTSDDDDDEEASESSRDFQDIPEEN; encoded by the exons ATGTCCAGAGTTGCCAGCCTGTCGAAACTGCGGCAGGAGAGAATGAAGGAGATCAACCTGAGG AATAAAGAGAGAGAGCGCATGAGGGAACAGGAAAAGGCGGCCCGAGAGAGGGAGGCCCGTTACAACAACGGTCACCTCTTCACCTCCCTCACAGTGTCGGGAACCACGCTGTGCTCGGCATGCAACAAGAGCATTACGGCCAAGGAGGCACTCTGCTGTCCCA catgcaATGTGACCATCCACAACCGCTGCAGGGACACCCTGCCCAACTGTGCCAAAGTCAAACAGCGG CAGCAGAAGACGGCCCTGATGCGGAACAACTCATCCTTGCAGAACGTCACACTGCGCACAAGAA ATCCGGTAATCCGTGAGCGTCCCAGTTCGGCCATCTACCCTTCCGAAAGCCTCCGACATTCCCTTCTAGGATCCCGCCGAGGTCGCTCCAGCCTCACGCTGTCTAAAAGTGTCTCCACCAACAACATCGCAGG AAACCTGAATGATGACTCTCCTCTGGGGCTACGTCGGATCCTGTCCCAGTCCACAGACTCCCTCAGCTTCAGGAACAGAGCCATGTCGGTGGAGTCTCTCAACGATGACG GAGATCTCTACTACACTTCCATTCTGGAGGAGATGGAGCTGGAGGGCGAGGACTTTAAGGCAGACTCCTGGAGCATGGCCGTGGACACTGGTTACCTCCACTCGCACAGCAAAAACATCATCAAGAGACAGGATGTCATTTACG AGTTGATCCAGACCGAGGTGCACCACATGCGGACGCTACGCATCATGGAGCGTGTGTTCCGGCAGGGTCTGCTAGAAGAGCTGCAGCTGGACCCTGGCACCGTGCACGCTTTGCTCCCCTGCCTGGACCAGCTGATGAGCATACACTCGCACTTCCTGGTGCAACTTCTGCTGCGGCGCCACAGCAGCCTGCAGCCCGAATCCAACTGCAACTTCACCATACACCGCCTCGGGGACATACTGCTGGAGCAG TTCTCAGGCCAGAGCGCGGACGACATGCGGAAGACGTACGCGGAGTTCTGCAGTCGGCACATGAAGGCGCTCAAGTTGTACAAGTCGCTGCTGGCCAGAGACAAAAGGTTCCAGTGCTTCATTCGG CGTGTGAGTCGAGGACCGTGGCTGCGTTGCCATGGCGTCCAAGAATGCATCTTGCTGGTGACTCAGCGCATCTCCAAATATCCTGTCCTTATTCAGCGTATTTTAGACAACACTCTCG ACGATGAGGAAGAAGCCTCGTCTATAGCGCATGCTCTGTCCATGGTCAGAGATCTTCTCAATTCCATCGATCAACAG ATGGAGGAAATGGAGAAGTCGCAGCGGATGCAGGAGATTCATGCCAAGCTGGACCAACGAGCCGAGGCCAGAGTGAGGGACGGCGGACTGTTCAGGCCTGCCGAGCTGCTCCGCCGTCGACTTGTCCATGAAGGAATGCTGTTCTGGAAAACTCCAGGATCCAGACTCAAAG ATGTGCAGGTTCTCCTGATGACAGACATCCTCGTGTTTCTGCAGGAGAAAGACCAGAGGTACATCTTTCCATGCCTG GACAAGCCTCCTGTGCTGTCCCTGCAGAACCTCATCGTGAGAGACATAGCCAACCAGGAGCGAGGCATGTTCCTCATCAGCGACTCCTCCCCTCCGGAAATGTACGAGGTCCACGCTACCTCCAAAGATGACAAGAACATGTGGATACGGCATATCCAGCGCACCGTCAGCAA GTGTCCATCACGGGAGGAGTTTCCCCTTATAGAGACAGAGCACAAGGCCCATCTGAGGAGACTGAAAG CTgacctccatcagaaggacagGGAGATGTTGGAGCTTATGCAGGAGAGGGTGACTCTTTTCTGCGAGCTGGCGCAGGTGACAAGTTGTCAGGAGGACATAGAGCCCCCCATCACACGGTACTTGTTCAGGGCGGACACACCGCAAGCCCCCCGGGCGGAGAAGTTCCTTCTGGATGCCACGGCTGAAG TGGACCGACTAAGCGAGCTTCTTCTGGGTTGTAGTGTGGACGTCCCTCTGCTGTGCCATCATAACCGCCTGGAAATGACAGAAAGCA GTGatcatgatcttattatcaATGGAGCACATGAATTCCCCGCAGCAAAG gagatCTGTCAGCGGTTGATGAATCTCAGTGTGTATCTTCATGCACTCCAG GCCGCCGTCATCAAACAAGACTCCATCCTGGAGCTGCTTCTGCAGCAGGAGGATGTGCCTTCGCCAGCCTCGGCGGGCTCGTGGCGCCAAAACCGCGAGGCCAACACCGGGTCGACCATCGGGGAGCTGGCCCTGTTGCAGAGGCAACACAGCCTGCTACAGGAAGAGCTGCTGAGGCTGCGTGACGCCGAGAGCCGCTTCAAGGACAGCGAGAGGGCCCGGGCCAAGCTGGAGAAGCAGGTCCGACACATGAAGGTGTGCAGCGGGGCTTCCTCGCAGGAGCAGGTGGACACGGCCATGCAG CCTAGAAGGGAAGACTCTAGTGGCTCCCAGTGGGGCAACCAGGAAGCTGTCCACCAATCGGAAGCGACTCAGGGAGGAAGCGATGTGGAGGTGGACATGAcgtctgatgatgatgatgatgaagaggcaTCCGAAAGCTCCCGAG ATTTCCAAGACATTCCAGAGGAGAACTGA
- the arhgef1a gene encoding rho guanine nucleotide exchange factor 1a isoform X2, whose translation MSRVASLSKLRQERMKEINLRNKERERMREQEKAAREREARYNNGHLFTSLTVSGTTLCSACNKSITAKEALCCPTCNVTIHNRCRDTLPNCAKVKQRQKTALMRNNSSLQNVTLRTRNPVIRERPSSAIYPSESLRHSLLGSRRGRSSLTLSKSVSTNNIAGNLNDDSPLGLRRILSQSTDSLSFRNRAMSVESLNDDGDLYYTSILEEMELEGEDFKADSWSMAVDTGYLHSHSKNIIKRQDVIYELIQTEVHHMRTLRIMERVFRQGLLEELQLDPGTVHALLPCLDQLMSIHSHFLVQLLLRRHSSLQPESNCNFTIHRLGDILLEQFSGQSADDMRKTYAEFCSRHMKALKLYKSLLARDKRFQCFIRRVSRGPWLRCHGVQECILLVTQRISKYPVLIQRILDNTLDDEEEASSIAHALSMVRDLLNSIDQQMEEMEKSQRMQEIHAKLDQRAEARVRDGGLFRPAELLRRRLVHEGMLFWKTPGSRLKDVQVLLMTDILVFLQEKDQRYIFPCLDKPPVLSLQNLIVRDIANQERGMFLISDSSPPEMYEVHATSKDDKNMWIRHIQRTVSKCPSREEFPLIETEHKAHLRRLKADLHQKDREMLELMQERVTLFCELAQVTSCQEDIEPPITRYLFRADTPQAPRAEKFLLDATAEVDRLSELLLGCSVDVPLLCHHNRLEMTESSDHDLIINGAHEFPAAKEICQRLMNLSVYLHALQAAVIKQDSILELLLQQEDVPSPASAGSWRQNREANTGSTIGELALLQRQHSLLQEELLRLRDAESRFKDSERARAKLEKQVRHMKVCSGASSQEQVDTAMQPRREDSSGSQWGNQEAVHQSEATQGGSDVEVDMTSDDDDDEEASESSRGQTLDISLDFQDIPEEN comes from the exons ATGTCCAGAGTTGCCAGCCTGTCGAAACTGCGGCAGGAGAGAATGAAGGAGATCAACCTGAGG AATAAAGAGAGAGAGCGCATGAGGGAACAGGAAAAGGCGGCCCGAGAGAGGGAGGCCCGTTACAACAACGGTCACCTCTTCACCTCCCTCACAGTGTCGGGAACCACGCTGTGCTCGGCATGCAACAAGAGCATTACGGCCAAGGAGGCACTCTGCTGTCCCA catgcaATGTGACCATCCACAACCGCTGCAGGGACACCCTGCCCAACTGTGCCAAAGTCAAACAGCGG CAGAAGACGGCCCTGATGCGGAACAACTCATCCTTGCAGAACGTCACACTGCGCACAAGAA ATCCGGTAATCCGTGAGCGTCCCAGTTCGGCCATCTACCCTTCCGAAAGCCTCCGACATTCCCTTCTAGGATCCCGCCGAGGTCGCTCCAGCCTCACGCTGTCTAAAAGTGTCTCCACCAACAACATCGCAGG AAACCTGAATGATGACTCTCCTCTGGGGCTACGTCGGATCCTGTCCCAGTCCACAGACTCCCTCAGCTTCAGGAACAGAGCCATGTCGGTGGAGTCTCTCAACGATGACG GAGATCTCTACTACACTTCCATTCTGGAGGAGATGGAGCTGGAGGGCGAGGACTTTAAGGCAGACTCCTGGAGCATGGCCGTGGACACTGGTTACCTCCACTCGCACAGCAAAAACATCATCAAGAGACAGGATGTCATTTACG AGTTGATCCAGACCGAGGTGCACCACATGCGGACGCTACGCATCATGGAGCGTGTGTTCCGGCAGGGTCTGCTAGAAGAGCTGCAGCTGGACCCTGGCACCGTGCACGCTTTGCTCCCCTGCCTGGACCAGCTGATGAGCATACACTCGCACTTCCTGGTGCAACTTCTGCTGCGGCGCCACAGCAGCCTGCAGCCCGAATCCAACTGCAACTTCACCATACACCGCCTCGGGGACATACTGCTGGAGCAG TTCTCAGGCCAGAGCGCGGACGACATGCGGAAGACGTACGCGGAGTTCTGCAGTCGGCACATGAAGGCGCTCAAGTTGTACAAGTCGCTGCTGGCCAGAGACAAAAGGTTCCAGTGCTTCATTCGG CGTGTGAGTCGAGGACCGTGGCTGCGTTGCCATGGCGTCCAAGAATGCATCTTGCTGGTGACTCAGCGCATCTCCAAATATCCTGTCCTTATTCAGCGTATTTTAGACAACACTCTCG ACGATGAGGAAGAAGCCTCGTCTATAGCGCATGCTCTGTCCATGGTCAGAGATCTTCTCAATTCCATCGATCAACAG ATGGAGGAAATGGAGAAGTCGCAGCGGATGCAGGAGATTCATGCCAAGCTGGACCAACGAGCCGAGGCCAGAGTGAGGGACGGCGGACTGTTCAGGCCTGCCGAGCTGCTCCGCCGTCGACTTGTCCATGAAGGAATGCTGTTCTGGAAAACTCCAGGATCCAGACTCAAAG ATGTGCAGGTTCTCCTGATGACAGACATCCTCGTGTTTCTGCAGGAGAAAGACCAGAGGTACATCTTTCCATGCCTG GACAAGCCTCCTGTGCTGTCCCTGCAGAACCTCATCGTGAGAGACATAGCCAACCAGGAGCGAGGCATGTTCCTCATCAGCGACTCCTCCCCTCCGGAAATGTACGAGGTCCACGCTACCTCCAAAGATGACAAGAACATGTGGATACGGCATATCCAGCGCACCGTCAGCAA GTGTCCATCACGGGAGGAGTTTCCCCTTATAGAGACAGAGCACAAGGCCCATCTGAGGAGACTGAAAG CTgacctccatcagaaggacagGGAGATGTTGGAGCTTATGCAGGAGAGGGTGACTCTTTTCTGCGAGCTGGCGCAGGTGACAAGTTGTCAGGAGGACATAGAGCCCCCCATCACACGGTACTTGTTCAGGGCGGACACACCGCAAGCCCCCCGGGCGGAGAAGTTCCTTCTGGATGCCACGGCTGAAG TGGACCGACTAAGCGAGCTTCTTCTGGGTTGTAGTGTGGACGTCCCTCTGCTGTGCCATCATAACCGCCTGGAAATGACAGAAAGCA GTGatcatgatcttattatcaATGGAGCACATGAATTCCCCGCAGCAAAG gagatCTGTCAGCGGTTGATGAATCTCAGTGTGTATCTTCATGCACTCCAG GCCGCCGTCATCAAACAAGACTCCATCCTGGAGCTGCTTCTGCAGCAGGAGGATGTGCCTTCGCCAGCCTCGGCGGGCTCGTGGCGCCAAAACCGCGAGGCCAACACCGGGTCGACCATCGGGGAGCTGGCCCTGTTGCAGAGGCAACACAGCCTGCTACAGGAAGAGCTGCTGAGGCTGCGTGACGCCGAGAGCCGCTTCAAGGACAGCGAGAGGGCCCGGGCCAAGCTGGAGAAGCAGGTCCGACACATGAAGGTGTGCAGCGGGGCTTCCTCGCAGGAGCAGGTGGACACGGCCATGCAG CCTAGAAGGGAAGACTCTAGTGGCTCCCAGTGGGGCAACCAGGAAGCTGTCCACCAATCGGAAGCGACTCAGGGAGGAAGCGATGTGGAGGTGGACATGAcgtctgatgatgatgatgatgaagaggcaTCCGAAAGCTCCCGAGGTCAGACACTggacatttcattag ATTTCCAAGACATTCCAGAGGAGAACTGA